AAGGCCCTCGGCAAGCTGCCCGGCGTGACGAAGAAGGAAGTGAAGATCGGCACCGCCGATGTCACGTTCGACGCGTCCAAGACATCCAAGAAGGAGATTATCGCTGCCATCGAAAAGGCTGGTTACACGGTGCAGAAGTAAGCGAAAGTTTTCAGAAAAACGGCCATCTGGAAACAGGTGGCCGTTTTCGTTTTAGACTGCCTGCAGCGTGATTTGGAAGCATGATCGCCGCGCGAATTCTAGCCGAATGTAAGCGGATGCATCCGAGCTAGCGCGAGGTAAAGTATACGGCCTGGACAGAGGGAATATCACCCATGCAGCTTCAGATCGCTTTCAGATGTGGAGCGCAGTCCCGAGATCTAAGAATTCTCTCTGTTGCCAGCGGCGATGGGTTTACTATGCTTGGTGGATGAAGTCGTTTTTACGCTGCTGGCTGCTGGTGGTTGTACTGCTGTCTTTCACGAGCTGCAAAACTACGGGTCCGGAGACCATGCCGCCATCCGTTAAGGATGACGCCTACCTTTTTTTCCAGCATAATAATGTGGAGCTTTTTTGGGTGCCCTCCAGCGGATCATTCGCGGATTCGACGTTCAATGCGGTTTCCACAACCGCTCCTTCGCAGACGGCGATGACGCTTTCCAGAATCATGGCCAAGGGCGGATTGAAGCAGGTGGACCTGGCCATTTCTGGGCCGAACAGTGAGAAGGTGCGGCGGGTGATCAAGGACGCCTTCAAAGAGCAGATCACGCGGCTGCCCAAGCTGTATGTGCTCTATATCGGTGAGCCGACGGAGCTGGAAGAGATCGAGAAACTGGCGAAAGAGCTGAACGTCCGCTTCTATTACATCGCCAAGCCGCAGTCGGAACTTGGAGGCAAGGCGCCCAAGAAAAATAAGGAAAACGAAGGCAAGTGAGCCTCTGGCCTCTTACCAAGACTGCTGTTGGCCGTATTTCAGGAGGAAGTAGAGGAAGAACGCTATGTTCGCTGCCCACGCGCCAAGCAGGAGAGCTTGCACCGGGCGGTTCACTTCCGGCTTGTCTACTTTG
The genomic region above belongs to Verrucomicrobiia bacterium and contains:
- a CDS encoding heavy-metal-associated domain-containing protein, with the translated sequence MRKLLALLVFVGGTALVQADEVKLKVEGMVCEEGCVKSVDKALGKLPGVTKKEVKIGTADVTFDASKTSKKEIIAAIEKAGYTVQK